The proteins below come from a single Lactobacillus johnsonii genomic window:
- a CDS encoding glycosyltransferase family 8 protein produces the protein MTIPVFYTISDNYTPYAAVSIQSLIDHVDPKKDYTITLLVQSISDEHKKSLEDLSTENVHVNIFHIDDEMVAPIHNSEENYLRAQFFTMSIFYRLFIPNLFPQYDKAVYLDADTIICTDIAELYNTEIGDNMFASVPDMSIRFIKPLQVYIKECQGIFPPEKYTNNGVILFNMKEFRDKKFVDKFYSLIEKYHFDNIDPDQAYMNEICEDKIYHLPLEWDAMPNEHMDEIKDPKIVHYNLFFKPWHFADVQYGQYFWDVAKKSPYYDELKEQLDSFTDEDRKKARADLDWMIKKVDEIKNEDVTWAKVKKTTSVKI, from the coding sequence ATGACTATTCCAGTTTTTTACACAATTAGTGATAATTACACACCTTACGCAGCTGTTTCGATTCAGTCTTTAATTGATCATGTTGATCCAAAGAAGGACTATACAATCACTCTTTTAGTCCAAAGTATTAGTGATGAACATAAAAAGAGTCTCGAAGATCTTTCAACTGAAAATGTTCATGTTAATATTTTCCATATCGATGATGAAATGGTAGCTCCAATTCACAATAGTGAAGAAAATTATTTACGAGCACAATTCTTTACCATGTCTATTTTCTACCGTCTCTTTATCCCTAATCTTTTCCCGCAATATGATAAGGCCGTTTACTTAGATGCCGACACAATTATCTGCACTGATATTGCTGAACTCTACAATACTGAAATTGGCGATAACATGTTTGCGAGTGTCCCTGATATGTCAATTAGATTTATTAAACCGCTACAAGTTTATATTAAGGAATGCCAAGGCATCTTCCCACCAGAAAAATACACCAATAATGGTGTGATTTTATTCAATATGAAAGAATTTAGAGATAAAAAATTCGTTGATAAATTCTATTCATTAATTGAAAAATATCATTTTGACAATATTGATCCTGACCAAGCTTATATGAATGAAATTTGTGAAGATAAGATCTATCACTTACCGCTTGAGTGGGATGCAATGCCTAATGAACATATGGATGAAATCAAAGATCCAAAAATCGTTCACTACAACCTTTTCTTTAAGCCATGGCACTTTGCAGATGTTCAATATGGTCAATATTTCTGGGATGTTGCTAAAAAATCCCCATACTATGATGAGCTAAAAGAACAATTGGACAGCTTTACTGATGAAGATCGTAAAAAAGCCCGCGCTGATCTTGATTGGATGATTAAAAAAGTCGATGAAATTAAAAATGAAGATGTAACTTGGGCAAAAGTTAAAAAGACTACGTCCGTAAAAATATAA